One window of Paroedura picta isolate Pp20150507F chromosome 2, Ppicta_v3.0, whole genome shotgun sequence genomic DNA carries:
- the LOC143828973 gene encoding caspase-8-like isoform X2: MDEGDSMQFRRQLLQVAEGLGKEDVEGLKFLCKDLIPFSKLQAMPTAREVFQFLISNDVVNQEDVFVIAELLYRIRRNYLLPRIGYTKQMVQENLHLKGIVSEFRQMLYELSEELTENDLRSAEFLLRGHLPKRQSTVMSGVELLTILERKDLLSEDDLSLLEKVCKQISPDLLRKINTYKLKRVSLSVQESKETEPSSVRKSSLEGSSLSAGNQEESVEYPTKSLDSGSSLRELIGHVQSFGSNQDVKAGNVVGSSEQTFPVRKQDGESKMAAEYEMDVPCKGHCLIFNNVNFEGHLAERKGSQKDVEELEKVFRWLGLEVVTYNDQTSVEIHQQLQKWQTSDHWKDSNCFVCCILSHGRSGEIYGTDAQLIPIRTIMSYFTANVCPLLARKPKLFFIQACQGEKTQRPVYLERDSDERDLLSADAQSAGPPSQAQPSIPEEADFLLGMATVDGYLSFRHTREGTWYIQALCANLQLLVPRGEDILSILTEVNKEVSYRADPQGMQKQMPQPAFTLRRKLVFPVPKEPPPSPRQ; the protein is encoded by the exons ATGGACGAGGGTGACAGCATGCAGTTTCGCCGGCAACTTCTGCAGGTTGCTGAAGGCTTGGGAAAGGAAGATGTGGAGGGCCTCAAATTCCTCTGCAAAGACTTGATCCCCTTCAGTAAGCTGCAAGCTATGCCAACAGCACGTGAAGTCTTCCAGTTCCTCATAAGTAACGACGTAGTAAATCAGGAGGACGTTTTTGTCATAGCGGAACTTCTCTACAGGATTCGGCGTAATTATCTGCTGCCCCGAATTGGCTATACCAAACAGATGGTTCAAGAAAATCTACATTTGAAAGGGATAGTGTCTGAATTCCG ACAGATGCTGTATGAGTTGTCGGAAGAGTTAACGGAGAACGATCTCAGATCGGCTGAATTCCTGTTGAGGGGACATCTTCCAAAGAGGCAGTCCACTGTCATG TCTGGTGTAGAGCTACTGACAATCCTAGAGAGGAAAGACCTCTTATCTGAGGATGACCTGTCCTTGTTGGAAAAAGTGTGCAAACAAATATCACCCGATTTACTGAGGAAAATCAATACCTACAAACTTAAAAGAG TTTCTCTGTCAGTACAAGAAAGCAAAGAAACCGAACCCTCTTCAGTTCGGAAGTCATCTTTGGAAGGTTCTAGCCTGTCTGCTGGTAACCAG GAAGAATCTGTTGAATACCCAACAAAAAGTCTTG ATTCTGGCAGCAGCCTGAGGGAGCTCATTGGTCACGTCCAATCCTTTGGATCCAATCAAG atgtcaAAGCAGGGAACGTGGTTGGCAGCTCAGAACAGACCTTTCCAGTGCGCAAACAGGATGGGGAATCAAAAATGGCAGCCGAG TATGAAATGGACGTGCCATGTAAAGGACACTGCCTCATTTTTAACAATGTCAACTTTGAAGGGCAtcttgcagagaggaagggatccCAGAAAGACGTTG AGGAACTGGAAAAAGTGTTTAGATGGCTCGGGCTAGAAGTGGTGACGTACAACGACCAGACCTCGGTAGAAATTCACCAGCAGTTGCAGAAGTGGCAGACGTCCGACCACTGGAAGGACAGCAACTGCTTCGTCTGCTGCATTCTGTCTCACGGCAGATCTGGAGAAATCTACGGGACGGACGCCCAGCTGATCCCCATCCGCACCATCATGTCCTACTTCACAGCCAACGTGTGCCCGctgctggccaggaagcccaaACTGTTCTTCATCCAGGCGTGTCAAGGCGAGAAGACGCAGAGGCCCGTCTACCTTGAACGGGACTCGGACGAGCGTGACCTCCTGAGCGCAGACGCCCAAAGCGCAGGACCCCCCAGCCAAGCCCAGCCGAGCATTCCAGAAGAAGCAGATTTCCTCCTCGGCATGGCCACTGTGGACGGCTACCTCTCCTTCCGGCACACGCGGGAGGGCACGTGGTACATCCAGGCGCTCTGTGCCAATCTGCAGCTGCTGGTGCCACG AGGGGAAGACATTTTGTCCATTCTTACTGAAGTCAATAAAGAAGTCAGCTATCGTGCAGACCCCCAGGGGATGCAGAAACAGATGCCGCAGCCTGCGTTCACCCTGAGGAGAAAGCTGGTCTTCCCCGTGCCAAAGGAGCCCCCTCCGTCCCCGCGGCAGTAG
- the LOC143828973 gene encoding caspase-8-like isoform X1 — MDEGDSMQFRRQLLQVAEGLGKEDVEGLKFLCKDLIPFSKLQAMPTAREVFQFLISNDVVNQEDVFVIAELLYRIRRNYLLPRIGYTKQMVQENLHLKGIVSEFRQMLYELSEELTENDLRSAEFLLRGHLPKRQSTVMSGVELLTILERKDLLSEDDLSLLEKVCKQISPDLLRKINTYKLKRVSLSVQESKETEPSSVRKSSLEGSSLSAGNQEESVEYPTKSLDSGSSLRELIGHVQSFGSNQDVKAGNVVGSSEQTFPVRKQDGESKMAAEQYEMDVPCKGHCLIFNNVNFEGHLAERKGSQKDVEELEKVFRWLGLEVVTYNDQTSVEIHQQLQKWQTSDHWKDSNCFVCCILSHGRSGEIYGTDAQLIPIRTIMSYFTANVCPLLARKPKLFFIQACQGEKTQRPVYLERDSDERDLLSADAQSAGPPSQAQPSIPEEADFLLGMATVDGYLSFRHTREGTWYIQALCANLQLLVPRGEDILSILTEVNKEVSYRADPQGMQKQMPQPAFTLRRKLVFPVPKEPPPSPRQ; from the exons ATGGACGAGGGTGACAGCATGCAGTTTCGCCGGCAACTTCTGCAGGTTGCTGAAGGCTTGGGAAAGGAAGATGTGGAGGGCCTCAAATTCCTCTGCAAAGACTTGATCCCCTTCAGTAAGCTGCAAGCTATGCCAACAGCACGTGAAGTCTTCCAGTTCCTCATAAGTAACGACGTAGTAAATCAGGAGGACGTTTTTGTCATAGCGGAACTTCTCTACAGGATTCGGCGTAATTATCTGCTGCCCCGAATTGGCTATACCAAACAGATGGTTCAAGAAAATCTACATTTGAAAGGGATAGTGTCTGAATTCCG ACAGATGCTGTATGAGTTGTCGGAAGAGTTAACGGAGAACGATCTCAGATCGGCTGAATTCCTGTTGAGGGGACATCTTCCAAAGAGGCAGTCCACTGTCATG TCTGGTGTAGAGCTACTGACAATCCTAGAGAGGAAAGACCTCTTATCTGAGGATGACCTGTCCTTGTTGGAAAAAGTGTGCAAACAAATATCACCCGATTTACTGAGGAAAATCAATACCTACAAACTTAAAAGAG TTTCTCTGTCAGTACAAGAAAGCAAAGAAACCGAACCCTCTTCAGTTCGGAAGTCATCTTTGGAAGGTTCTAGCCTGTCTGCTGGTAACCAG GAAGAATCTGTTGAATACCCAACAAAAAGTCTTG ATTCTGGCAGCAGCCTGAGGGAGCTCATTGGTCACGTCCAATCCTTTGGATCCAATCAAG atgtcaAAGCAGGGAACGTGGTTGGCAGCTCAGAACAGACCTTTCCAGTGCGCAAACAGGATGGGGAATCAAAAATGGCAGCCGAG CAGTATGAAATGGACGTGCCATGTAAAGGACACTGCCTCATTTTTAACAATGTCAACTTTGAAGGGCAtcttgcagagaggaagggatccCAGAAAGACGTTG AGGAACTGGAAAAAGTGTTTAGATGGCTCGGGCTAGAAGTGGTGACGTACAACGACCAGACCTCGGTAGAAATTCACCAGCAGTTGCAGAAGTGGCAGACGTCCGACCACTGGAAGGACAGCAACTGCTTCGTCTGCTGCATTCTGTCTCACGGCAGATCTGGAGAAATCTACGGGACGGACGCCCAGCTGATCCCCATCCGCACCATCATGTCCTACTTCACAGCCAACGTGTGCCCGctgctggccaggaagcccaaACTGTTCTTCATCCAGGCGTGTCAAGGCGAGAAGACGCAGAGGCCCGTCTACCTTGAACGGGACTCGGACGAGCGTGACCTCCTGAGCGCAGACGCCCAAAGCGCAGGACCCCCCAGCCAAGCCCAGCCGAGCATTCCAGAAGAAGCAGATTTCCTCCTCGGCATGGCCACTGTGGACGGCTACCTCTCCTTCCGGCACACGCGGGAGGGCACGTGGTACATCCAGGCGCTCTGTGCCAATCTGCAGCTGCTGGTGCCACG AGGGGAAGACATTTTGTCCATTCTTACTGAAGTCAATAAAGAAGTCAGCTATCGTGCAGACCCCCAGGGGATGCAGAAACAGATGCCGCAGCCTGCGTTCACCCTGAGGAGAAAGCTGGTCTTCCCCGTGCCAAAGGAGCCCCCTCCGTCCCCGCGGCAGTAG